The sequence below is a genomic window from Spirochaeta cellobiosiphila DSM 17781.
AACTACTTCTTATATTATGAAGACGCAGATTATACACAACGCGTCAAAAAATGTGGATTAAATATAGGATTATGTGTTAATTCAGTAGTTAATCATAAAGAAGGTGGTAGTACTGGATTGGGAAAGGCAAGAAAAATTAATTCCTTCACCTATCAGAAATATCTAGAAAGTAAGTATCGATTTGGCAAAACATATGGTAAGTCGCAACCTATCTTGTTATTAAGTATGTTTCTGTCCATTTGTAAAGCTTTGTTAAGAAGACAATATAAGGTTTCAATCAATATTATAAAGTATATGTTTGGTTTTGTTTTATGAATAATAAATTCATGACTTTAATACTTTTTTTATCGATATTGTTAATTGGAAGTGACCAATACGCATTTGCTGTTAGCGGTCTTAGTATTAGATTAGTTCAGTTTTTGTGGATAATATTTACATTATTGATGTTTTTTTCAAAAAAAATAACGATTAGTAAAAAACAATTTATTTTGTTTCTATTATTTCTATTAGCACATGTAGTGTCTTTATCGTTTTCTAAAGATGCTAAACGAAGTCTTGGTATTATCTTTTGGTGTTTTTATAATTTTTTATTCATAACTTTACCAGTTATGTCTTATAGCCGTATTAATCCTCGTAAATTAAATAAAATACTTGAAATTGGTTTTGAAATACAGGGTGTTATGATAATAATAACATTTATTATTGGATTGTTTGGAGTTGAGGTTCCATTCTTATATACAAATTTTTACATGAAGATTCCTCGTCCTGCTTTGTGGTTTTATGAACCAACATTTTTAGCCACATTTATGTTAATCTACTTTGCTCACTCGTGCTATTTTTATTTTCAAGAGTTCAAATCAAAATATCTATATAAGGCATTACGTAGTTTCTTTTATGTCTTGTTTACAACTTCATTAACAGGAATATTGGGCCTCTTTTTCACAATAGGAGTTATAGTCTTTTTTTCCAAATCAATATCACGAAACAAAAAAGTACTATATGCCATTATTATTATTTTGTTTATAGCTGCAATTGGTTTTTTTATAAAATTTCGTTATCCTGCGTTATACACAGTTCTTTTTGGTCGATTATTAGAAAATGGATTTCAAGGTGCAGGTGGTGGTAGGGTGACTGGTATGCATCAGACTATTAGTATAATTAAAAGAAATTTTTGGATTGGCGTTGGACCTGGAGCATATGTAACTTTATATAAGTATCCCCCAACAAATGCGATATTACAATTATTTGTATCTGTTGGTGTTTTTGGATTCTTTTTTTCTATAATTTGGTTTTTATATCCAATTATGGTAAGAAGTAAATACAATAAATACAAAGATTTATTTTATTCATACAGATTTTCATATCTAGTCTTTTTTGTTATTCTACAGGCAAACACTAATTATATGAGACTGTATCATTGGATGCTTATCGGAATTGTGTTAGGTTTGAGTACATGTCATAAAAGTGAGTTAAGTGATGAAAATTGCGATTGACTGTCGAATGTTATCAAAAGGTGGTATTGGCACTTATTTAAGTGGAATATTAGATTCTTTAATCGACTTGAGACATTTTTATCTACTAATTGGTGATAAAAAGATGCTTAATAAATATGAAGCGGAAAATGTTAAAATTATTTCTTGTAATATACCAATATTTACAATTTCAGAAACTTTAAGATATCCATATCGGCAATTGAAAGACTGTGACGTCTTTTTTTCTCCAAATTATAAT
It includes:
- a CDS encoding O-antigen ligase family protein — translated: MNNKFMTLILFLSILLIGSDQYAFAVSGLSIRLVQFLWIIFTLLMFFSKKITISKKQFILFLLFLLAHVVSLSFSKDAKRSLGIIFWCFYNFLFITLPVMSYSRINPRKLNKILEIGFEIQGVMIIITFIIGLFGVEVPFLYTNFYMKIPRPALWFYEPTFLATFMLIYFAHSCYFYFQEFKSKYLYKALRSFFYVLFTTSLTGILGLFFTIGVIVFFSKSISRNKKVLYAIIIILFIAAIGFFIKFRYPALYTVLFGRLLENGFQGAGGGRVTGMHQTISIIKRNFWIGVGPGAYVTLYKYPPTNAILQLFVSVGVFGFFFSIIWFLYPIMVRSKYNKYKDLFYSYRFSYLVFFVILQANTNYMRLYHWMLIGIVLGLSTCHKSELSDENCD